In Variovorax sp. J2L1-78, the following are encoded in one genomic region:
- the atzF gene encoding allophanate hydrolase, whose amino-acid sequence MMVHARISQPTDDGQTADPGAAAWITRIDPPIAASGAAAAGPLAGLRFAVKDNIDVAGLPTTAACPAFAREAANHAQVVQRLLDAGAVLVGKTNLDQFACGLNGTRSPYGAVPNSFDARYVSGGSSSGSARVVATGEVDFSLGTDTAGSGRVPAGLNNIVGLKPTKGLISTRGVVPAAQSVDCVSIFARTVELAARVLSVAMGHDAHDPYSRALTPITAPLPPRLRIGVPSTLEFFGDAESAAAFERSLAQLEALGATRVPIDYAPLAEAAALLYESALVAERYAAVRPFFDAHEDEVIEPVRSILARGRQYSAADFVDAQTRLRALAQQAAPMWQNIDILVVPTAPTHYTIEAMRADPVALNQHLGAYTNFVNLLDYAALSVPTCLRSDGLPFGLTLIGPCASDFQLAELGQRLHHATGLTLGATGAPMPAPAALPLVKPAATVKVAVVGAHLSGMPLNGQLTERGATLLREMLTAPQYRLYALPGTVPPKPGMVRVPTGGASLIVEVWEMPATAYGSFVALIPAPLGIGTLTLDDGSSVQGFVCESIALDGAEDITHHGGWRSYIASRQAALA is encoded by the coding sequence ATGATGGTGCATGCAAGGATTTCGCAGCCGACCGATGACGGGCAAACCGCCGACCCCGGCGCCGCTGCCTGGATCACGCGGATCGACCCACCGATCGCCGCCTCTGGCGCCGCGGCCGCTGGCCCGCTGGCCGGGCTGCGCTTCGCGGTCAAGGACAACATCGACGTGGCGGGCCTGCCGACCACCGCGGCCTGCCCGGCCTTCGCTCGCGAGGCGGCGAACCACGCTCAAGTGGTGCAGCGCCTGCTCGACGCCGGTGCGGTGCTGGTCGGCAAGACCAACCTCGACCAGTTCGCCTGCGGCCTGAACGGCACGCGCTCGCCGTACGGCGCGGTCCCCAACAGCTTCGACGCGCGCTATGTGTCGGGCGGCTCCAGCTCCGGCTCGGCGCGCGTGGTGGCGACCGGCGAGGTCGACTTCTCGCTCGGCACGGACACGGCGGGCTCCGGCCGCGTGCCGGCGGGGCTCAACAACATCGTGGGCCTCAAGCCGACCAAAGGATTGATCAGCACCCGCGGCGTGGTGCCGGCGGCGCAGAGCGTCGACTGCGTGTCGATCTTCGCGCGCACCGTCGAGCTGGCGGCGCGCGTGCTGAGCGTCGCGATGGGGCATGACGCCCACGACCCGTACTCGCGCGCGCTCACGCCGATCACCGCGCCGCTGCCGCCGCGCCTGCGCATCGGCGTGCCCTCGACGCTCGAATTCTTCGGCGATGCCGAATCGGCCGCCGCCTTCGAGCGCTCGCTCGCGCAGCTCGAAGCGCTGGGCGCCACGCGCGTGCCGATCGACTACGCCCCGCTGGCCGAGGCCGCGGCGTTGCTCTACGAGAGTGCGCTGGTGGCCGAACGCTACGCGGCGGTGCGCCCGTTCTTCGATGCGCACGAGGACGAGGTGATCGAGCCGGTGCGCAGCATCCTGGCGCGCGGGCGCCAGTACAGCGCCGCCGACTTCGTCGATGCCCAGACCCGGCTGCGCGCGCTCGCGCAGCAGGCCGCACCGATGTGGCAGAACATCGACATCCTGGTGGTGCCGACCGCGCCCACGCACTACACCATCGAGGCGATGCGGGCCGATCCGGTCGCGCTGAACCAGCATCTCGGCGCGTACACCAACTTCGTCAACCTGCTCGACTACGCGGCGCTCTCGGTGCCGACCTGCCTGCGCAGCGACGGCCTGCCCTTCGGCCTGACGCTGATCGGCCCGTGCGCCAGCGACTTCCAGCTGGCCGAACTGGGTCAGCGGCTTCATCACGCCACCGGCCTCACGCTCGGCGCGACCGGCGCACCGATGCCGGCACCCGCCGCCCTGCCGCTGGTGAAGCCCGCCGCCACCGTGAAGGTGGCCGTGGTCGGCGCGCACCTGTCGGGCATGCCCCTCAACGGCCAGCTCACCGAGCGCGGCGCGACGCTGCTGCGCGAGATGCTCACCGCCCCGCAGTACCGCCTCTACGCCTTGCCCGGCACGGTGCCGCCGAAGCCCGGCATGGTGCGCGTGCCCACAGGTGGCGCCTCGCTCATCGTCGAGGTGTGGGAGATGCCCGCGACGGCCTACGGCTCCTTCGTCGCGCTCATTCCCGCGCCGTTGGGCATCGGCACGCTCACGCTGGACGACGGCAGCAGCGTGCAGGGCTTCGTCTGCGAGTCGATCGCGCTCGACGGTGCCGAGGACATCACGCACCACGGCGGCTGGCGCTCGTACATCGCCTCCCGCCAGGCCGCGCTCGCCTGA
- a CDS encoding ABC transporter substrate-binding protein, which translates to MGSQHTSTAALKPSRRHVLQAGAAGLAALAAPSLVLAQATPKIRIGFWPVAAGLPFFAAVDKGYFKEAGLDVEPLKFAGAQQVMEAMLSGRSDGSSNGTGSANLAIGEIAQPGLFKIFCTNPSNAKFVLDEFITAKDSPIKTTADLKGKKVASGPGIQNVTLCKTMLERAGATGATVSELPIGQHVAALVAGQVDACYTLEPTGTVGRMNGTTRVIEAGVVAKYILGDPMAPWHGGAASLTTEFIKKNPEATKKFIAAYARGVELVRTKPDEARQYMKGYTAIEGALTAEVPLASYMLYNEFKPSDVAYFQKFYDLFTEKGIFEKKVLVDGLLYKA; encoded by the coding sequence ATGGGATCTCAGCACACGTCAACCGCAGCGCTCAAGCCATCGCGCCGCCATGTCCTCCAGGCCGGTGCCGCCGGCCTCGCCGCGCTCGCGGCACCATCGCTGGTGCTGGCCCAGGCCACGCCCAAGATCCGCATCGGTTTCTGGCCGGTGGCCGCGGGCCTGCCTTTCTTCGCCGCCGTCGACAAGGGCTACTTCAAGGAGGCCGGCCTCGACGTTGAGCCGCTGAAGTTCGCCGGCGCGCAGCAGGTGATGGAGGCGATGCTCTCGGGCCGCTCCGACGGCAGTTCGAACGGCACCGGCTCGGCCAACCTGGCCATCGGCGAGATCGCGCAGCCCGGCCTGTTCAAGATCTTCTGCACCAACCCGAGCAACGCGAAGTTCGTGCTCGACGAGTTCATCACCGCCAAGGACAGCCCGATCAAGACGACGGCCGACCTGAAGGGCAAGAAGGTCGCCTCGGGCCCCGGCATCCAGAACGTGACGCTGTGCAAGACCATGCTCGAACGTGCCGGCGCCACCGGCGCCACGGTGAGCGAACTGCCCATCGGCCAGCACGTCGCCGCGCTGGTCGCCGGCCAGGTCGACGCCTGCTACACGCTCGAGCCGACCGGCACGGTCGGCCGCATGAACGGGACGACGCGGGTGATCGAGGCCGGCGTTGTCGCCAAGTACATCCTGGGCGATCCGATGGCCCCATGGCATGGCGGCGCCGCCAGCCTCACGACCGAGTTCATCAAGAAGAACCCCGAGGCGACGAAGAAGTTCATCGCGGCCTACGCGCGCGGCGTCGAGCTGGTGCGGACCAAGCCCGACGAGGCACGGCAATACATGAAGGGCTACACCGCCATCGAAGGCGCGCTGACCGCCGAGGTGCCCCTTGCGTCGTACATGCTCTACAACGAGTTCAAGCCGAGCGACGTCGCCTACTTCCAGAAGTTCTACGACCTGTTCACCGAGAAGGGCATCTTCGAGAAGAAGGTCCTGGTGGACGGCCTGCTCTACAAGGCCTGA
- a CDS encoding M48 family metallopeptidase gives MCSRCELSIGPWPARRAFLALAGAAAVTPALAQVEVGKASVARNLVPADTIEQAGVQQYDQLLQQAKAKGALAPDGHPQLQRLRTISARLIPFVEPWNARAAQWKWQVNLIGSSQINAFCLPGGKIAFYTGILDQLKLSDDEVAMVMGHEMAHALREHARARLAKSAGTGAALSITAQLLGLGQMGDMAARAGTQLLSLKFSRGDETDADLVGLELAARAGYDPRASVSLWKKMAAASKNQGGLSFLSTHPSGTDRIRILEANIGKVDGLYRAAKRG, from the coding sequence ATGTGTTCACGCTGCGAGCTTTCCATCGGTCCCTGGCCAGCGCGCCGGGCGTTCCTGGCGTTGGCGGGTGCCGCTGCGGTGACGCCCGCGCTGGCGCAGGTCGAGGTGGGCAAGGCCTCGGTCGCGCGCAACCTGGTGCCGGCCGACACCATCGAGCAGGCCGGCGTGCAGCAGTACGACCAGTTGCTGCAGCAGGCGAAGGCCAAGGGCGCGCTCGCGCCCGACGGCCACCCGCAGCTGCAGCGGCTGCGCACCATTTCCGCGCGGCTCATCCCCTTCGTCGAGCCCTGGAACGCACGCGCGGCGCAGTGGAAGTGGCAGGTCAACCTGATCGGCAGCTCGCAGATCAACGCCTTCTGCCTGCCGGGCGGCAAGATCGCCTTCTACACGGGCATCCTCGACCAGCTCAAGCTCAGCGACGACGAGGTCGCGATGGTGATGGGCCACGAGATGGCGCATGCCTTGCGCGAGCACGCCCGCGCGCGCCTGGCCAAGAGCGCCGGCACCGGCGCGGCGCTGTCGATCACGGCACAGCTGCTCGGCCTGGGGCAGATGGGCGACATGGCGGCGCGCGCCGGCACGCAGTTGCTGTCGCTCAAGTTCAGCCGCGGCGACGAGACCGACGCCGACCTGGTCGGCCTCGAACTCGCGGCGCGGGCCGGCTACGACCCGCGCGCCTCGGTATCGCTCTGGAAGAAGATGGCCGCCGCTTCGAAGAACCAGGGCGGCCTGAGCTTCCTCTCGACCCACCCCAGCGGCACCGACCGCATCCGCATCCTCGAAGCCAACATCGGCAAGGTCGACGGCCTGTACCGGGCGGCGAAGCGCGGTTGA
- a CDS encoding ABC transporter ATP-binding protein: MSAVLNGPVYADVPTPAFQPGPAGTHITIRGLTKYFAGWPLYENFDLDIPKHKIVSVFGPNGCGKSTLINMIAGLIPIDSGEILFDGKSLKDTKIGYVFQNYREAMFPWMRTIDNIAYPLKLEGRSKAEVDRRMEELVASFDVKFDLKRFPYELSGGQQQTASIMRALAPNPEVLFLDEPFSALDFEMTLFIREKLQEVFMKTGTTMLLVSHDLEEAVYLADEVLLLTKRPTKVAEILKYDDARPRTLETLSSASFVAMKKLSLEIFQREVRR, encoded by the coding sequence ATGTCCGCAGTCCTCAACGGCCCGGTGTACGCCGACGTGCCCACCCCCGCCTTCCAGCCCGGCCCGGCCGGTACGCACATCACCATCCGCGGCCTCACCAAGTACTTCGCGGGCTGGCCGTTGTACGAGAACTTCGACCTCGACATCCCCAAGCACAAGATCGTCTCGGTCTTCGGGCCGAACGGTTGCGGCAAGTCGACGCTGATCAACATGATCGCGGGGCTGATCCCCATCGACTCGGGCGAGATCCTGTTCGACGGCAAGTCGCTCAAGGACACGAAGATCGGCTACGTGTTCCAGAACTACCGCGAGGCGATGTTCCCGTGGATGCGCACCATCGACAACATCGCCTACCCGCTCAAGCTGGAAGGCCGGTCGAAGGCCGAGGTGGACCGCCGCATGGAAGAGCTGGTCGCGTCCTTCGACGTCAAGTTCGACCTCAAGCGCTTCCCCTACGAACTCTCGGGCGGGCAGCAGCAGACGGCGTCGATCATGCGGGCGCTGGCGCCCAACCCCGAGGTGCTGTTCCTGGACGAGCCCTTCTCGGCGCTCGACTTCGAGATGACGCTGTTCATCCGCGAGAAGCTGCAGGAGGTTTTCATGAAGACCGGCACCACCATGCTGCTGGTGTCGCACGACCTGGAAGAAGCCGTGTACCTGGCCGACGAGGTGCTGCTGCTGACCAAGCGACCGACCAAGGTCGCGGAGATCCTCAAGTACGACGACGCGCGACCCCGCACGCTCGAGACGCTCAGCTCGGCCAGCTTCGTCGCGATGAAGAAGCTGAGTCTGGAGATCTTCCAGCGCGAAGTGCGCCGCTGA
- a CDS encoding DUF4089 domain-containing protein, with product MTPAQTEAYVDAAAAALGLNLRPDHRPGVLRFFALAAEMAAVVDAVPLEPHAESAVSFVPVAPKEAEA from the coding sequence ATGACCCCCGCACAGACCGAAGCCTATGTCGACGCGGCGGCTGCCGCGCTCGGCCTGAACCTGCGGCCCGACCACCGCCCCGGCGTGCTGCGCTTCTTCGCGCTGGCCGCCGAGATGGCGGCTGTGGTGGACGCCGTGCCGCTCGAGCCGCATGCCGAATCGGCGGTGAGCTTCGTGCCGGTGGCGCCCAAGGAGGCCGAGGCATGA
- a CDS encoding BMP family ABC transporter substrate-binding protein → MSQINRRDSLKSIAALGAAGTLGGWSALASAQAKPLTVGVIYVGPRDDYGYNQAHAQAAAEVKKMPGVKVVEEENVPETAAVQKTMTGMISQDGAKLLFPTSFGYFDPHILALAPKNPDVRFSHCGGMWTEGKHPKNVGSFFGYIDECQYLNGVIAAHMTKSNKIAFVAAKPIPQVLRNINAFTLGARSVKPGITCSVIFTGDWSMAVKEAEATNSLADQGCDVFTMHVDGPKVVVETAAKRGKMVCGYHASQAKLAPQAYLTGAEWNWLTAYKTIIDAAQAGKPHPNFLRGGLKEGYVKMSAYGPAVTDAAKKQADGVKAQMIAGTFDIFKDGIKDNKGAVVVPAGKSLKQTDLELEKMNYLVEGVLGSI, encoded by the coding sequence ATGAGCCAGATCAATCGCCGCGACTCCCTCAAATCCATCGCCGCGCTCGGCGCCGCCGGCACGCTGGGCGGCTGGAGCGCGCTCGCCAGCGCACAGGCCAAGCCGCTGACCGTCGGCGTGATCTACGTCGGCCCGCGCGACGACTACGGCTACAACCAGGCGCACGCGCAGGCCGCGGCCGAAGTCAAGAAGATGCCCGGCGTGAAGGTGGTCGAGGAAGAGAACGTGCCTGAGACCGCAGCGGTGCAGAAGACCATGACCGGCATGATCTCGCAGGACGGCGCCAAGCTGCTGTTCCCCACGTCCTTCGGCTACTTCGACCCGCACATCCTGGCGCTCGCGCCGAAGAACCCCGACGTGCGCTTCTCGCATTGCGGCGGCATGTGGACCGAAGGCAAGCACCCGAAGAACGTCGGCAGCTTCTTCGGCTACATCGACGAGTGCCAGTACTTGAACGGCGTGATCGCCGCGCACATGACGAAGAGCAACAAGATCGCCTTCGTCGCGGCCAAGCCCATTCCTCAGGTGCTGCGCAACATCAACGCCTTCACGCTGGGCGCGCGCTCGGTCAAGCCCGGCATCACCTGCAGCGTGATCTTCACCGGTGACTGGTCGATGGCGGTGAAGGAGGCCGAGGCTACCAACAGCCTGGCCGACCAGGGCTGCGACGTCTTCACGATGCACGTCGACGGGCCGAAGGTCGTCGTCGAGACGGCGGCCAAGCGCGGCAAGATGGTCTGCGGCTACCACGCGAGCCAGGCCAAGCTGGCACCGCAGGCCTACCTGACGGGCGCCGAATGGAACTGGCTCACCGCGTACAAGACCATCATCGACGCGGCCCAGGCCGGCAAGCCGCACCCCAACTTCCTGCGCGGTGGCCTCAAGGAAGGCTACGTGAAGATGTCCGCCTACGGCCCGGCCGTGACCGACGCTGCCAAGAAGCAGGCCGACGGCGTCAAGGCCCAGATGATCGCGGGCACCTTCGACATCTTCAAGGACGGCATCAAGGACAACAAGGGCGCGGTCGTGGTGCCGGCCGGCAAGTCGCTCAAGCAGACCGACCTCGAGCTCGAGAAGATGAACTACCTGGTCGAAGGCGTTCTCGGTTC
- a CDS encoding AmpG family muropeptide MFS transporter: MSPPSAAEATSAPSPTAPLSWRDALKVYLEPATLRMLALGFSAGLPLLLVLGTLSFRLREAGVARSDIGYLSWVGLVYAFKWAWAPLVDRLPIPLLTGRMGRRRSWLLLAQALVIGGLVGMALADPRGGLAPLVWCALLVAFGSATQDIALDAFRIESAETRKQAALAAAYQTGYRLAMIWAGAGVLSIAAWTEITGASGYQNAGWKAAYLVMAASMAVGVITVLLSSEPAQRVMPRARNAAEWLKNVLVEPFADFVRRYKWQAVLILSLIAIYRISDVVMGIMANPFYVDMGFSKEEVAAVSKVFGVVMTLVGAFVGGILSMRLGVMRVLMLGAVLSAASNLLFAWLATQGHDMTMLVLVVSADNLAGGIASAAFIAYLSSLTNISYSATQYALFSSLMLLLPKFLAGYSGVFVDAYGYVPFFVGTALLGLPVLVLVALAARGQR; this comes from the coding sequence ATGTCCCCACCCTCGGCCGCCGAAGCCACCTCCGCCCCCTCGCCTACTGCGCCGCTGTCCTGGCGCGATGCGCTCAAGGTGTACCTCGAACCCGCGACGCTGCGCATGCTGGCCCTGGGCTTCTCGGCCGGCCTGCCGCTGCTGCTGGTGCTGGGCACGCTCAGCTTCCGGCTGCGCGAGGCCGGCGTGGCGCGCAGCGACATCGGCTACCTGAGCTGGGTCGGCCTGGTGTACGCCTTCAAATGGGCCTGGGCGCCACTGGTCGACCGGCTGCCCATCCCGCTGCTTACCGGGCGCATGGGCCGCCGCCGCAGCTGGCTGCTGCTGGCGCAGGCGCTGGTGATCGGCGGGCTGGTCGGCATGGCGCTGGCCGACCCGCGCGGCGGCCTGGCGCCGCTGGTGTGGTGTGCGCTGCTGGTGGCCTTCGGCTCGGCCACGCAGGACATCGCGCTGGACGCCTTCCGCATCGAATCGGCCGAGACGCGCAAGCAGGCCGCACTGGCCGCCGCCTACCAGACGGGCTACCGCCTGGCGATGATCTGGGCCGGCGCCGGCGTGCTGTCGATCGCCGCGTGGACCGAGATCACCGGCGCCAGCGGCTACCAGAACGCCGGCTGGAAGGCCGCCTACCTGGTGATGGCCGCCTCGATGGCGGTCGGCGTCATCACGGTGCTGCTGTCGTCCGAACCCGCCCAGCGGGTGATGCCCCGGGCACGCAATGCGGCCGAGTGGCTCAAGAACGTGCTGGTCGAGCCCTTTGCCGACTTCGTCCGCCGCTACAAGTGGCAAGCGGTGCTGATCCTGTCGCTGATCGCCATCTACCGCATCAGCGACGTGGTGATGGGCATCATGGCCAACCCCTTCTACGTCGACATGGGCTTCAGCAAGGAAGAGGTCGCGGCGGTCAGCAAGGTGTTCGGCGTGGTGATGACGCTGGTCGGCGCCTTCGTGGGCGGCATCCTGTCGATGCGCCTGGGCGTGATGCGGGTGCTCATGCTCGGCGCGGTGCTCAGCGCCGCGAGCAACCTGCTCTTCGCCTGGCTGGCCACCCAGGGCCACGACATGACGATGCTGGTGCTGGTGGTGTCGGCCGACAACCTGGCCGGCGGCATCGCGTCGGCCGCCTTCATCGCCTACCTGTCGAGCCTGACGAACATCAGCTACTCGGCCACGCAGTACGCGCTGTTCAGTTCGCTGATGCTGCTGCTGCCCAAGTTCCTGGCGGGCTATTCGGGCGTGTTCGTCGACGCCTACGGCTACGTCCCCTTCTTCGTGGGCACGGCGCTGCTGGGCCTGCCGGTGCTGGTGCTGGTGGCACTGGCGGCACGCGGGCAGCGCTAA
- a CDS encoding Bug family tripartite tricarboxylate transporter substrate binding protein — translation MTLPRSAFVESSSCRDALSRRRVLQAAALTPLLGQIGFGMAQPAAYPSHALKMVIPFPAGGATDYAGRAIGTALATTWKQPVVFENRVGAGSTIGTEAGAKSAPDGYTLVMGIPAGVTIAPHIYPKLGYDPIKDLVPVAGFATSPLVVVVPIDSPFKTFPDLIAFAKAHPGELSYASNGSGSLPHLTAEWFLSEAKLKMTHVPYRGSAQALPDLIAGRTQVMFDIIVSALPLIEGGKLRVLAVTGAKPTTRLPGVPTVASFGYPGFAADQWYGLFVPAGTPDAAVRKVEADVQAATADPRLRGQMWQRGAEIQYLPAKALSEAVRTDSQRWAVIAKATGARAE, via the coding sequence ATGACCTTGCCGCGTTCCGCCTTCGTCGAGTCTTCCTCGTGCCGCGATGCGCTGTCGCGTCGACGCGTACTCCAGGCGGCCGCGCTCACGCCGCTGTTGGGACAGATCGGTTTCGGCATGGCGCAGCCCGCCGCGTATCCGAGCCATGCATTGAAGATGGTCATCCCCTTTCCGGCCGGGGGTGCGACGGACTACGCGGGACGTGCCATCGGCACCGCGCTGGCGACCACGTGGAAGCAGCCAGTGGTCTTCGAGAACCGCGTCGGTGCGGGCTCGACCATCGGCACCGAAGCCGGCGCCAAGAGCGCCCCCGACGGCTACACGCTGGTGATGGGCATCCCGGCCGGCGTGACCATCGCGCCGCACATCTACCCCAAGCTGGGCTACGACCCGATCAAGGACCTGGTGCCGGTGGCCGGCTTCGCCACGTCGCCGCTGGTGGTCGTGGTGCCGATCGACTCGCCCTTCAAGACCTTCCCTGACCTCATCGCCTTCGCCAAGGCGCACCCGGGTGAACTGAGCTACGCGTCCAACGGCAGCGGCTCGCTGCCGCACCTCACGGCCGAGTGGTTCCTGTCCGAGGCCAAGCTGAAGATGACGCACGTGCCCTACCGGGGCAGCGCGCAGGCTTTGCCCGACCTGATCGCCGGGCGAACGCAGGTGATGTTCGACATCATCGTGTCGGCCCTGCCGCTGATCGAAGGCGGCAAGCTGCGCGTGCTGGCCGTCACGGGCGCCAAACCGACCACGCGCTTGCCCGGCGTGCCGACCGTCGCGAGCTTCGGCTACCCGGGCTTCGCGGCCGACCAGTGGTACGGCCTCTTCGTGCCGGCCGGCACGCCCGACGCGGCGGTTCGCAAGGTCGAGGCCGACGTGCAGGCGGCCACCGCCGACCCGCGGCTGCGCGGCCAGATGTGGCAGCGCGGTGCCGAGATCCAGTACCTGCCGGCCAAGGCGCTGTCGGAGGCCGTGCGCACCGACTCGCAGCGCTGGGCCGTCATCGCCAAAGCCACCGGCGCGCGCGCCGAGTAG
- a CDS encoding ABC transporter permease, which produces MADTSIAPTAGAKPWAPPAGTASAVPKPPVWEKLLPFIGPVVLFILWDLVVRLGFIKPILLPAPADTVSTLITGLAGGPLLADFAVTVWRTLQAFLIAAVVGVPLGVLLGSNEKAYRSVEFLIDFFRSTPSSALIPLFLMIFGTSDVNKIAIAAFGALLIVVFNSAYGVINARKQRVMAAKVMGATRWQTFRDVLVWESLQPSFVGLRSAVSMALVIVIVAEMFIGADSGLGNRIINSQQVLNVKSMYASILAAGALGYALNILFLVAERKIVHWSGR; this is translated from the coding sequence ATGGCCGACACCAGCATCGCGCCGACCGCAGGCGCCAAGCCCTGGGCGCCGCCGGCCGGCACCGCCAGCGCCGTGCCCAAGCCGCCGGTCTGGGAAAAGCTGCTGCCCTTCATCGGGCCGGTCGTGCTCTTCATCCTCTGGGACCTCGTCGTGCGACTCGGCTTCATCAAGCCGATCCTGCTGCCGGCGCCTGCCGACACGGTGTCCACGCTGATCACCGGTCTGGCCGGCGGGCCGCTGCTCGCCGACTTCGCGGTGACCGTGTGGCGAACGCTGCAGGCCTTCCTGATCGCGGCCGTCGTCGGCGTGCCGCTGGGCGTGCTGCTGGGCAGCAACGAGAAGGCGTACCGCAGCGTCGAGTTCCTGATCGACTTCTTCCGCTCGACGCCCTCGTCGGCACTGATCCCGCTCTTCCTGATGATCTTCGGCACCTCGGACGTCAACAAGATCGCGATCGCCGCTTTCGGCGCGCTGCTGATCGTGGTGTTCAACAGCGCCTACGGCGTGATCAACGCGCGCAAGCAGCGGGTGATGGCGGCCAAGGTGATGGGGGCGACGCGCTGGCAGACCTTCCGCGACGTGCTGGTCTGGGAAAGCCTGCAACCGAGCTTCGTCGGACTGCGCTCGGCGGTCTCGATGGCGCTGGTGATCGTGATCGTCGCGGAGATGTTCATCGGCGCCGACTCGGGCCTGGGCAACCGCATCATCAATTCGCAGCAGGTGCTCAACGTCAAGAGCATGTACGCGTCCATCCTCGCGGCAGGTGCGCTGGGCTATGCGCTCAACATCCTGTTCCTTGTCGCCGAACGCAAGATCGTCCACTGGTCCGGAAGGTAA
- a CDS encoding AtzE family amidohydrolase — MSADALLLKDGGAMADAVRRGAVSAVALVQASLDRIAGTDGRVNAFTDVVRERALRRAGQVDASLASSNGHRTRELPLLGVPFAVKNLFDIAGLQTLAGSKIERDSTPARSDAALVRRLESAGAVLVGALNMDEYAYGFTTENSHVGPAHNPHDLTRIAGGSSGGSGAAVAAGQVPLTLGSDTNGSIRVPASLCGIFGLKPTFGRLPRTGSYPFISSLDHLGPFARSVRDLALAYDAMQGPETRAPLDPGCAQRAVEPTLSQLSHGTRGLRIGVLGGYFRERAQPEALSAVDRVAEALGASKTGELPMVEAGRAAAFLITNAEGAALHLHDLRERPQDFEPLSRDRFLAGALIPAAWVARAQRVRRLYAEQAAKLFERFDILLAPSTPCAATPIGAEWFELNGQRLPVRPNMGVLTQPISCIGLPVCAVPVWGAHASLPIGVQVIAAPWREDLALRVAATLEAAGIAQAPVAALA; from the coding sequence ATGAGCGCCGATGCACTTCTGTTGAAGGACGGCGGGGCGATGGCCGATGCCGTCCGCCGTGGCGCCGTGAGCGCAGTCGCGCTGGTGCAGGCCAGCCTCGACCGCATCGCGGGCACCGACGGCCGCGTCAACGCCTTCACCGACGTGGTGCGCGAACGCGCGTTGCGCCGCGCCGGCCAGGTCGATGCGTCGCTGGCCTCGTCAAACGGGCACCGCACCCGCGAGCTGCCGTTGCTCGGCGTGCCCTTCGCCGTGAAGAACCTCTTCGACATCGCCGGTCTGCAGACGCTGGCGGGTTCGAAGATCGAGCGCGACAGCACGCCGGCACGCAGCGACGCCGCGCTGGTGCGCCGGCTCGAAAGCGCCGGCGCGGTGCTGGTCGGCGCGCTCAACATGGACGAGTACGCCTACGGCTTCACCACCGAGAACAGCCACGTCGGTCCGGCCCACAACCCGCACGACCTGACGCGCATTGCCGGCGGCTCGTCGGGCGGTTCGGGCGCCGCGGTGGCGGCCGGCCAGGTGCCACTCACGCTGGGTTCCGACACCAATGGCTCGATCCGCGTGCCGGCCTCGCTGTGCGGCATCTTCGGGTTGAAGCCGACCTTCGGCCGGCTGCCACGCACCGGCAGCTACCCGTTCATCTCCAGCCTCGACCACCTCGGGCCCTTCGCGCGCTCGGTGCGCGACCTGGCGCTCGCGTACGACGCGATGCAGGGCCCTGAAACGCGCGCGCCGCTCGACCCGGGCTGCGCGCAGCGCGCGGTCGAGCCGACCTTGTCGCAGCTGTCGCATGGCACGCGCGGCCTGCGCATCGGCGTGCTGGGCGGCTACTTCCGCGAGCGGGCTCAGCCCGAGGCCTTGAGCGCGGTCGACCGCGTGGCCGAGGCGCTGGGCGCCAGCAAGACGGGCGAGCTGCCGATGGTCGAAGCCGGCCGGGCTGCCGCCTTCCTCATCACCAACGCCGAGGGCGCCGCGCTCCATCTGCACGACCTGCGCGAGCGTCCGCAGGACTTCGAGCCGTTGTCGCGCGACCGCTTCCTGGCCGGCGCACTGATTCCGGCGGCCTGGGTGGCGCGCGCGCAGCGTGTGCGGCGCCTCTATGCTGAGCAGGCCGCCAAGCTGTTCGAGCGCTTCGACATCCTGCTCGCGCCGTCGACGCCCTGCGCCGCAACGCCCATCGGTGCCGAATGGTTCGAGCTCAACGGCCAGCGTCTGCCGGTGCGCCCCAACATGGGGGTGCTGACCCAACCGATCTCGTGCATCGGCTTGCCGGTGTGCGCCGTTCCGGTGTGGGGCGCGCACGCCAGCCTGCCGATCGGCGTGCAGGTGATCGCAGCACCGTGGCGCGAGGACCTGGCGTTGCGCGTGGCCGCGACGCTGGAGGCCGCGGGCATCGCGCAGGCCCCCGTCGCCGCACTCGCCTGA